One genomic region from Mytilus edulis unplaced genomic scaffold, xbMytEdul2.2 SCAFFOLD_626, whole genome shotgun sequence encodes:
- the LOC139506711 gene encoding uncharacterized protein, producing MSDNLNNMLQSDNINHELQSEGKYNIPYLAVYSTHLCIVPHPLSIPVTTPEAQPLLGISAAEIAALFTYEIPVMPMDITVVPPNHNNAAEFPTISDADSLEDDTHLHKTAVIIIMSILIFISLSISAAVLVFCKKKNSVFSYQKSEQGDKDYEYEMDDINTENESSDSMETSEPIRSQTYPSIADVNSSSNKIRYKFIPKSNTFSGIDYCGLDMSREHSNNFSLSNSLYSSSSPSLNFQSLTIKVDVEPCLQSQSSECLTDYSVCNDNSSTYITEHDLNSHSTERFQQCYSLGL from the exons ATGTCAGACAATTTAAATAATATGCTTCAAAGTGACAATATTAATCATGAACTTCAGTCTGAAGGTAAATACAATATACCGTATTTGGCCGTGTATAGTACGCATTTATGTATAGTCCCCCACCCCCTTTCCATCCCTGTTACTACACCTGAAGCACAGCCATTACTTGGGATAAGTGCAGCTGAAATTGCAGCTTTATTTACATATGAAATTCCTGTCATGCCTATGGATATTACGGTTGTGCCGCCAAAT CATAACAATGCAGCCGAGTTTCCGACAATATCTGACGCTGATTCATTAGAGGATGACACTCATTTGCATAAAACTGCCGTAATTATTATAATGAGCATTCTTATTTTCATTTCACTTAGCATTTCTGCGGCTGTTTTAgttttttgcaagaagaaaaattCTGTGTTCAGTTATCAAAAATCGGAGCAGGGTGATAAAGATTACGAATATGAAATGGATGATATAAATACTGAAAATGAATCCTCTGATTCCATGGAAACCAGTGAACCAATCAGATCACAGACATATCCTTCAATAGCAGATGTTAATTCATCTTCAAATAAAATCAGATATAAATTCATACCCAAATCTAATACATTTTCAGGAATTGATTACTGTGGTTTGGATATGAGCCGAGAACATTCAAATAACTTTTCACTTTCTAACAGCTTGTATTCAAGTTCGTCACCAAGTCTTAATTTTCAATCACTTACAATAAAAGTTGATGTGGAACCATGCTTGCAATCTCAATCATCAGAGTGTTTGACTGATTATTCTGTGTGCAATGATAATTCAAGCACTTATATAACTGAGCATGACTTAAATTCACATTCAACTGAACGTTTTCAACAGTGCTATTCCTTGGGATTATGA